GCCCCTACTCGTGCAATGGTTTGGCAATATTAACACAAGAAGCACTCAAGAGCACTGAAACCgatataaatgttattaatacAGGTTCTCAGCACAGGTAGGAATAGTCAAATCAGattccttccttttcatcctTAGAGCCCGCCCACTATGTCTGTTGacctgacttaattttttttttaatcccaccaTCGCTGGTGAAATACAATTTTCTCTGTTGATACTAAAAATTTTGCTGCTAATGAATAGGCTTCTAAAACACATTTGGTAAAACCCATTCTGTAGGAAAAGATAGGTCAGTTGTAGTTGTCTTATGCAACAAAATCAATTAGCTGATAAATAAGACTGACTGGCTTTCGTTCTTCTTGAAAACTGTTTTGGTGCCATAGTATATCCAATATTAAAAGATATACCACCCAAAACATCTGTGCTAGATACAAAAGGACAGCCCTGGTAGATAGAAAAATTCAATAACTATGCCATTCCTGACCAAGTGAAAAAGCAAGGCAAAACGTCAATGATACCTAAAGATcaacaaattaaatacaaattttccCAACTCAAACTGATTTcttgatgtatggaattgttgaatcaccatattgtacacctaaaatgaaTGTAACACTCTGTTAACTATACTGCAATTTTAATAAGTGATACCTTGATGTCATATAGGGAAACAGTTTAAAAACTGGAGAAATTTACATTTAGCCTGGCAGTTACTGTAACCACTAGGGGTCAGGCCAAGAGCCTAAGTGAATACCTAAGTTTAGTATTAACCAAAACAATGTCCTCGAAAAGACTGGCCCACAGAacgtttttaatatttataacattaaaGTCTAAGACTGAACAAAGTCTTAACTTGAAAAATGCACTTACACATGTGTCGTGGTCTCCTTACTGTGTAATTTAGCACAGCTATTTTCATAGGCAtcattgaaaatatttcagatCTTAAAATCTATAGGTAATCATTACAATTTATAAATGTGGAATATATCTGttcaaaatgagtttctttttcttactgcatttcatatacatatatatatatatgggtatatatgtacatatatgggtataaatatatacatatatttctgtcAGCAATATTATAAAAGTATGCTATCCTTAGGAATGCAACATATTAATATAACCAATGTACtcccaataaaaaaatagatcctGACCtttgtatcattattttaaacttttgactCATTTTAATATAAGCAGAAGAGAAATTTGTTCAatgataaaatgaagaaaaagtggaattttattattatgacaCATTTTTTAGAAGCGTAAAACAATGGATATGGGTAAAAACCTGAAAATTATGTTACTAATTATCAGTCTAACTTAATTTCTTAAGTTCATAGGTCCTGACTCTGAAGGAAATTTAGGTCTAAAATCAActatttatgaaatttaaaaatacatacataataaaacctaaaattaaCACACCCACAGTCTTTCAGGctattagtatttattattacAAGCCACAACATACACTACAAAGAATGTTCTGGCTAGTCGATATTCATTTtatgctttttgcttttctggatGAGAATTATTCTTACCAGCAAGAGGAGGACCAAGAAGAACGGGGCAACACTCCACCACTGTGACAAGTCCTACAGCGCTGGAAAACCTTTGAGGGCCAACCAGGTCCATGAGAGTTTCAAAGAGGACACTGCTAACACTCCCAAATCCAAGACCAAAAAATATAGCATATAACACCAGGCTTGTGTAGTCCTCTGCCAATGGGCACAAGAGATGGCACACTCCATTGAACATGACTGCAAAACTGAAGAAGTACTGGATTCGGGGGCGGATAAGTTTGGAGTTTGCAATGAGTCCTCCAGCAGGTCTAGCAAACATATCAACAAAAGCCATAATAGACAGCAAGAAAGCTGCAGAATACTCATCAATTCCTTTGTCCTTAGCatatggagccaagaatataaTGGGGGCAAAAAACCCTAGAAACATAATGACATTTCCAGATAAGTATATCAGAAATCCCCTATGCTTAAAAAGGGAGAAATCTAAATACATATTGACTTTCTCCCATGCTGATTTCTTCTTATGGCTTTTCTTCACACCTGAATCATCCATTCTTATGCCAATCTTATTTTTAGACTTATTGGTAACTTGTTTGGGTTCAACGGGTCTCATGAGAGACCCAGCCACACAGGCATTCAACAGGATACCTCCCAAAATCAAGAAGCTTCCTTTCCAGCCGAAAGTATTAAAAAGGTACTGATTGAAAGGAGCCAATGTACTTAAGAAAACAGGACTTCCTGCCATGGCAAGGCCATTAGCCATGGGTCGTTTCTTATAGAAGTATTTGCCAATGATCGTTAGGGCTGGTTGCAGGTTGAAGGCTAGACCTAAACctaaaaagaacagaacaaagggaacaaaaacacaaacacattatGTCACTCACAAAAGGAATTACTCCTTAAAATGTACATTCAAGTGGGGAAGGCAGAACTAAAAGTGCAAAAGCAGGTaataatttttgacaattttaaatatcatggAATTGTGCATAAACAAAGAGGTTCTCACAACTGGACACTTGATATGTATGACAGCTTCATATTCCTTTCATgtgaaagcagaaaaatgaaatcaagaacaTCTACTGATGTTTCTATAATCACAGAATAGGTTGAAATTAAGATGAAATTATTAGTTCTTAGTTATAATCACTTAATACCACAGATAAATTAATCCTCTCTATTTACATAAACCTATTTACatgcattatatttatatacgCATATATAGAGTAGGTTCCTCCTTTGTGCGCAAGAGTGCATTTAAATGGGAACACTGTTTTTAAGAGTGGAACAGAGTGAACAGATTAAAAAGGTTGCTGTTTATGAAAACCTTAGGTCTCTCCAGAGATACTTCTTTCAGAactgagcaaaaaataaacaagagtgATAACTTAATGCCATTAATGTCAGCTCTACATCTCTCACATTCCACAGTTCATGACTATAGATGCACATGTGTgttgactaaaaaataaaatttttgctttaaacattttatttcagagattAAAACTCATTCTTTATATGATTCAAAGGTTCCTACTATTCCTACTGATTCCAAGGGAATCCCTTGGCAGTGCTGAGTATCACTTTTGAGAGATGAATTATTTCTTACAGCTTGCCAAAGTATTACTTAGCAATAGTGATGATTAAGTTTGCTTATAAAGCACATAAAATTGATTTAGATAAGGTACCTCTCTTTCCCCTTTAACCTAGGCATTATTCTGTATTAGTTTAGGGGTTATAGAAGTAAGAATTCTGCATTTACCAATTTATGTAAATTGAGACAGTATTGCAAAGTGGTTAAGTATTTAGACTCAGGGACAACTCAGTTCTCAGTACAATACTTCCTGCAAACCTTtgatacaaatattttctatgaGTAGGAGGGTCCCTAAAAGCTGACACAAAGGAACCGAGAATGTGCTTTGGAGAGTAACAGGGTAGTATGCTCTCTGATACTATCACAGCCCACACCTGTGAGACATGCAGAATAAgtgtaatttataaataagaaaactgtcaGCCTATGGTCAGTGGCTTGTAAATGGAAGAATCCAAATTAAAACCCAGGAATTTTGTTTTGAAGTTCAAATTTCTTTACCTAATGCCACCCTCCCCTAACCCCTGGCCCCATTCGGTCACCTAGAATTTTGCCTTCGGGTGTTAATCCAATTTCTCCTTAGGAGACAGTGGCCATCTATTTCTTATTCTGGCAGGGTAAAATGAACATGAGATTTGAAATCCAAAGATCTGAATTTGCCTCAACTATTTACCTATGTACAGTGTTGGACATAACACTTAGACTTCCTGAGTTCTAATcccctcaacaacaacaaaagagggTTCTGCCAAAGTCAAGTAAGTTCTAGAACTGTAAAATGTTACATAATGACATATGATGATAATTATATgctagtatttatttaaaagtaacaaaattcTGGGTACTCTGTGAAGTactatgtattcattttttacatGAATCATTCCAGTGACTCCCAAAGTAAAGAGCttatcattttccccattttaaagacaaagaactgAGATATAAGGAGGCTAATGTGCTAAATGAGGTTTAAAAATTAGACTGTCTACGAAAAAGTACTGGCTGATTATGCCTTAAGATAAATCTCTCATGGCATATTTAGTGGTTGACTCTAGAAGCACCAAAGCCTTCAAGACTCAAGAATTGAAGTTAGAATAACATATAATGCTGTTGAAATTTGTGGTACAGTAATAACAAAATCATCTTTTCCATAATACATCTACTTGTGGGCCCAGCCTGACTTCTATGGTCCAATGGTccaatataatatatagtatttctGCACAAAGAAAGGACATTCTCTGCAGTAAGAAAATTCCTAGATAAAAGATTCTCATTCATAATGTCAAAAGGTGTTTTACTACATCAAAAAGGAAGACAGTCATGGAAAGGTTATAAAGAGAAAGATTTTAACATCACTATTACTTTAGGCTTtaatacatcttatttttttcatcaaatgaTACAAAGTTCAAGGTTAGATTGatctaaaattactttaaaaagagaatatatttactGTTTTTCTGTGAGCCTAAGGAAACgattcagtttctttatatattaaaatctaatttttcttaaaattttgagtgTAGATTTGTTTAATGCAGTTTACTGTTGAGATTAATAAAAACGGTGTTTTCCAAATGTACATATTTAGGTAGGTTTGAGTCAACAGACATTATGCATGAGGAACAACTGTAATACAATGACAgtatgacatttaaaaacatgtatttagtGGCATATGAGCCTTACAGAGCCTTTAAACAATTAGAATCTTTTGTAAGGGAAAGAAGGGACGGCAATACAGAGCGCTACCACTAACCAGAACACAGACAAAAGGAATTCTGTTAGAGCTAAATCAATGCATGCAGAAAATATCACTGGCATCATTTTTAACCTATAATGAATGATAAGTCAGATACTCTAAAaagtaataagtaataaaaataacttttaaaaaaaatgaagctttttatATGCCGGGAAGTCTGTGTCCATAATACCATCTTAACTAGCTGATGAATAAAGGGTGAAATGGTAAAACTACatcaaaactgttttctttttgacattgATATCATAGCACCTAATGTATCTGATAacttgttttttccatttcttgaaatAAGTTTGATTGGCTATTCCAAGCTAGTATTTCAGTGTACTAGATGAAAATACTTTAAGATAGCATCTGATATAAAAAGTAAACtcaaagaaaacaatacaaattgTTCTGTTGTTTATGCTTCTTACAGAGCTTTGCAAACAATGGAAGTGTTAAGAGaataagcagaaaacaaaacttgACTTACCACAAATAAATCCCATCGTGAGGTAAAGCTCTATTACGTTGGTACTAAAAGAGGCTGTGACCATTCCCAAACAGCATAATAAACCTCCTACCATCACCACTGGTCGGCTACCATATTTATTCACCAGAACACTACTTATGGGACCTGAGATAGagaggaaattaagaaatgttCAGTTGCTGggtcatttacttattttaaggttttatttatttatttgacagagaaagacacagcgatagagggaacataagcaggcggagtgggagagggagaagcgggcttcccgccaagcacggagcccgatgcggggctcgatcccaggaccctgggatcatgacctgagtcgaaggcagacgcttaatgactgagccacccaggcgcccctcatttacttattttaaacagttgttaattttgaaagcacattttaatgacaaaagaaaaatattagttcACATAGAATATAATGAAGACTTTTCAATACTTCCTAATCACTTTGATTGGTTATCTTTAACCATATATATGACAGCACATAAAATAATAAGTTAGAAGTGTTTAACATATAGTTTATGACCATAACCATTCGACTTTTGATGGAAAGGTTTTCAACAGGACAGAGCTATACtatccaaatatttaataaatgcaagCAAATTTATGTAACAATCTAGAGATTATAAAAATGACTTGTCTgtgtaataattttctttcctagaataatatatttgcacacacacatagatcCTCTTAATTAGAgcttaagttgttttttttttcattataccacagtatgatttttctttaataccATATTTCCTTGACTCTAAGATACCAACAGTTTTCATATCTTATTATGTTAGAAATAAAGATGTCTCACACTGATGTCTCTTAACAACCCCTGTTCATCAGGTGGTAGTCATAGATAGCAATGTAGTGATCACCACTTATGCTTGCTTGAATTTGGTTGTTATTTCTGTCGCTTGGTTGGACAATGGCAATTCCTCACACTTCAATCAAACCATTTAAGGGCCATTTGAAGAAGGGATATGAATATGAATCCTGATCATTGTCTAAAAAATCTTCTGTTGACACATTCTGATAATGTCAAGAAAGTACCAGCATCAAAACTTACTGAATGGGTAGAGCAGCTTAGATGAAATTACCAGAGAAAAAAATGGTGGATCTCTCTATTAAGATACGCTGCCTCACGGGCAAACAGAACAGTCTTATGTGTGAAACATGAACACTGAGAACTCGGACTCGAAAACTAATTTAGGAGAGCCAGATACTGAATGGgaagaggtttgtttttttttttttttagattttattttatttttatttgagagagagagagaatgagagagagagagcacatgagaggggagagggtcagagggagaagcaggctccctgccgagcagggagcccaatgcgggactcg
The sequence above is drawn from the Neomonachus schauinslandi chromosome 5, ASM220157v2, whole genome shotgun sequence genome and encodes:
- the SLC16A7 gene encoding LOW QUALITY PROTEIN: monocarboxylate transporter 2 (The sequence of the model RefSeq protein was modified relative to this genomic sequence to represent the inferred CDS: inserted 2 bases in 1 codon), with product MPPPVGPPPXYPPPDGGWGWVVVGASFISIGFSYAFPKAVTVFFKEIQQIFKTTYSEIAWISSIMLAVMYAGGPISSVLVNKYGSRPVVMVGGLLCCLGMVTASFSTNVIELYLTMGFICGLGLAFNLQPALTIIGKYFYKKRPMANGLAMAGSPVFLSTLAPFNQYLFNTFGWKGSFLILGGILLNACVAGSLMRPVEPKQVTNKSKNKIGIRMDDSGVKKSHKKKSAWEKVNMYLDFSLFKHRGFLIYLSGNVIMFLGFFAPIIFLAPYAKDKGIDEYSAAFLLSIMAFVDMFARPAGGLIANSKLIRPRIQYFFSFAVMFNGVCHLLCPLAEDYTSLVLYAIFFGLGFGSVSSVLFETLMDLVGPQRFSSAVGLVTVVECCPVLLGPPLAGKLVDQTGQYKYMYIACGAIVFLSSVWLLIGNAINYRLLAKEKEEEERKKKLHTPESRESEPLNKSNHHDVSVKSTRTENNSSERETNI